A window of the Pseudomonas furukawaii genome harbors these coding sequences:
- a CDS encoding sensor histidine kinase → MKSIQRRLSLGLVGVLLLVGLVLAQTSLWLFDLGLRRYLADGLRSEAELLLSALVRGPGGIQLDEQRLNPAHQAPYSGRYFLIDLGEETWRSRSLWDAELALPSGKGLAEGLLTGPGGQQLLAWRGDYRRFGRNVKIVVAQDYTPLLESFRRVQWIGIGLGAGALLLILALQRLTVRRALRPLEDVRQQIAQLQEGQRNELDTQVPLELVPLVGQVNHLLAHTEDTLRRSRNALGNLGHALKTPLAVLVSLEHRDELRDHADLRATLAEQLDQIQQRLARELGRARLAGEALPGAHFDCDSELPTLFNTLSLIHGSELDLDWDVQPGLRLPWDREDLLELLGNLLDNACKWAETQVLLGIARTTEGYRLCIDDDGPGIPEVHRHAVLERGTRLDEQVAGHGLGLGIVRDIIEAWGGSLRLDASPLGGLRVLVDLPAPRR, encoded by the coding sequence ATGAAGTCGATTCAGCGCCGGCTCAGCCTGGGGTTGGTGGGGGTGCTGCTGCTGGTGGGGCTGGTACTGGCGCAGACCAGCCTCTGGTTGTTCGACCTGGGGCTGCGCCGTTACCTGGCCGATGGCCTTCGCAGCGAGGCGGAGCTGCTGCTCAGCGCCCTGGTGCGGGGTCCCGGGGGAATCCAGTTGGACGAGCAGCGCCTCAACCCGGCGCATCAGGCGCCTTATTCCGGACGCTACTTCCTCATCGACCTCGGGGAGGAAACCTGGCGCTCCCGGTCCCTCTGGGATGCCGAACTGGCGTTGCCGTCCGGCAAGGGGCTGGCCGAGGGCCTGCTGACAGGGCCGGGCGGTCAGCAGTTGCTGGCCTGGCGCGGAGACTATCGACGATTCGGTCGAAACGTGAAGATCGTCGTCGCCCAGGATTACACCCCCCTGTTGGAGAGTTTCCGCCGAGTGCAGTGGATCGGTATCGGTCTTGGCGCCGGCGCCTTGCTGCTGATCCTCGCCCTCCAGCGGTTAACCGTGCGGCGTGCGCTGCGCCCGCTGGAAGACGTGCGCCAGCAGATCGCCCAGTTGCAGGAAGGGCAGCGCAACGAGCTGGATACCCAGGTGCCGCTGGAACTGGTGCCTCTGGTAGGGCAGGTCAATCACCTGCTGGCCCATACCGAGGATACCCTGCGACGCTCGCGCAACGCCCTCGGCAACCTGGGGCATGCCCTCAAGACGCCCCTCGCGGTGCTGGTGAGCCTCGAGCATCGCGATGAGCTGCGCGATCACGCCGACCTCCGGGCGACGCTCGCCGAGCAACTGGACCAGATCCAGCAGCGCCTGGCGCGAGAGCTGGGGCGCGCGCGCCTGGCCGGGGAAGCACTGCCTGGCGCCCACTTCGACTGCGACAGCGAATTGCCGACCCTCTTCAACACCCTGTCGTTGATTCACGGCAGCGAGCTGGATCTGGACTGGGACGTCCAGCCTGGTCTGCGCCTCCCCTGGGATCGGGAAGACCTGCTGGAGCTTCTCGGAAACCTCCTGGACAACGCCTGCAAGTGGGCGGAAACCCAGGTATTGCTGGGAATCGCCCGAACGACCGAGGGTTATCGTCTGTGCATCGATGACGATGGCCCCGGCATCCCCGAGGTGCATCGGCACGCGGTGCTCGAACGTGGTACCAGGCTGGACGAGCAGGTCGCCGGGCACGGGCTGGGTCTCGGCATCGTGCGTGACATCATCGAAGCCTGGGGCGGCAGCCTGCGATTGGACGCCAGTCCGCTGGGCGGCTTGCGGGTGCTGGTGGATCTGCCGGCCCCTCGTCGTTGA
- a CDS encoding response regulator transcription factor has protein sequence MRLLLVEDHVPLADELLASLARQGYAVDWLADGRDAAHQGMNEPYDLIVLDLGLPGRPGLEVLQEWRAGGLVTPVLVLTARDSWAERIEGLKAGADDYLTKPFHPEELALRIQSLLRRAKGLANQPQLKAAGLQLDEGRQCVSRGGEEIQLTAAEFRLLRYFMLHSGQLLSKSHLAEHLYDGETERDSNVIEVHVNHLRRKLGREVIETRRGQGYRFTGEGQ, from the coding sequence ATGCGGTTGTTGCTGGTAGAGGACCATGTGCCCCTGGCCGATGAGCTGCTGGCCAGCCTGGCCCGCCAGGGTTATGCCGTGGACTGGCTGGCCGACGGGCGCGATGCCGCCCACCAGGGCATGAACGAACCCTACGACCTGATCGTCCTCGATCTCGGGCTGCCCGGTCGCCCGGGACTGGAGGTGCTCCAGGAGTGGCGAGCCGGCGGGCTGGTCACTCCCGTGCTGGTGCTTACCGCGCGGGACTCCTGGGCGGAGCGTATCGAAGGCCTCAAGGCCGGGGCGGATGACTACCTCACCAAGCCATTCCACCCCGAGGAACTCGCGCTGCGCATTCAGTCCCTGCTCCGTCGCGCCAAGGGGCTGGCCAACCAGCCCCAGTTGAAGGCGGCAGGCTTGCAACTGGATGAAGGGCGCCAGTGCGTCAGCCGGGGCGGGGAGGAAATCCAGCTGACCGCTGCGGAATTCCGCCTGCTGCGCTACTTCATGCTCCATTCCGGCCAGTTGCTCTCCAAGAGCCATCTGGCCGAACACCTTTACGACGGTGAGACGGAGCGCGATTCCAACGTGATCGAAGTCCACGTCAACCACCTGCGTCGCAAGCTGGGTCGTGAGGTGATCGAAACCCGTCGTGGCCAGGGCTACCGTTTCACCGGTGAGGGCCAATGA
- the queD gene encoding 6-carboxytetrahydropterin synthase QueD, whose amino-acid sequence MEIFKEFVFEAAHRLPHVPAGHKCGRLHGHSFRVAIYIEGEPDPHTGWIRDFSELKAIFKPLYEQLDHNYLNEIPGLENPTSEVLAKWIWKSLKPLLPELSRIRIHETCTSGCEYRGD is encoded by the coding sequence GTGGAAATCTTCAAAGAATTCGTCTTCGAAGCCGCACATCGGCTTCCCCACGTGCCTGCGGGCCATAAATGCGGTCGCCTGCACGGCCACTCCTTCCGTGTCGCCATCTACATCGAGGGTGAGCCCGATCCCCATACCGGCTGGATTCGCGACTTCTCCGAGCTCAAGGCCATCTTCAAGCCGCTTTACGAGCAGCTCGATCACAACTACCTCAATGAGATTCCCGGCCTGGAAAATCCCACCAGCGAAGTGCTCGCCAAATGGATCTGGAAGTCGCTCAAACCGCTGTTGCCAGAGCTCTCCCGCATCCGCATCCATGAGACCTGCACGAGCGGCTGCGAGTACCGCGGCGACTGA
- the pnuC gene encoding nicotinamide riboside transporter PnuC, translated as MSPFELIAAALGVLAVWLTVRQNPWCWPIGLVMVLMYSWVFFEVKLYSDMLLQLVYAALQLYGWWQWTRGGASHDGREVSRLAAAPLGLGLASGAMGGVLLGYGMATWTDAAAPWLDAGLTAFSLVAQVWMAQKRLECWLLWILVDVLFVLLFLDKALYLTAALYALFTLLAIQGWRTWRRDLEPVPA; from the coding sequence TTGTCCCCCTTCGAACTCATCGCTGCAGCCCTCGGCGTGCTCGCCGTGTGGCTCACCGTGCGGCAGAACCCCTGGTGCTGGCCCATCGGCCTGGTGATGGTGCTGATGTACAGCTGGGTGTTCTTCGAGGTGAAGCTGTATTCGGACATGCTGCTGCAGCTGGTCTACGCGGCGCTGCAGCTCTACGGCTGGTGGCAATGGACCCGGGGCGGCGCCAGCCACGACGGGCGCGAGGTCAGCCGCCTGGCCGCCGCCCCGCTGGGCCTGGGGCTGGCCTCCGGGGCCATGGGCGGCGTGCTGCTGGGTTATGGCATGGCCACCTGGACCGATGCCGCCGCCCCCTGGCTGGACGCCGGCCTGACCGCCTTCAGCCTGGTGGCGCAGGTCTGGATGGCGCAGAAGCGCCTGGAGTGCTGGCTGCTCTGGATCCTGGTGGATGTGCTCTTCGTGCTGCTCTTCCTGGACAAGGCCCTCTACCTCACCGCCGCGCTGTACGCCCTCTTCACCCTGCTGGCGATTCAGGGCTGGCGGACCTGGCGGCGCGATCTGGAACCGGTCCCGGCATGA
- a CDS encoding PepSY domain-containing protein: MKKLTALFAIATLAATAGIAQARDLGPDEALKLRDAGTIQSFEKLNAAALAQHPGGTINETELEEEYGRYIYQVELRDAKGVQWDLELDATNGQVLKNHQDD, translated from the coding sequence ATGAAAAAACTGACAGCCCTGTTCGCCATCGCCACCCTCGCCGCTACCGCCGGTATTGCCCAGGCCCGCGACCTGGGACCGGACGAGGCCCTGAAGCTGCGCGACGCCGGCACCATCCAGTCCTTCGAGAAGCTCAATGCCGCAGCCCTGGCCCAGCACCCGGGCGGCACCATCAATGAAACCGAGCTGGAAGAGGAATATGGCCGCTACATCTACCAGGTGGAGCTGCGTGACGCCAAGGGCGTGCAGTGGGACCTGGAACTCGACGCCACCAACGGCCAGGTTCTGAAGAACCACCAGGACGACTGA
- a CDS encoding AAA family ATPase, translating into MKVLVLTGPESSGKSWLGAALRDSFGGLLVGEYVRHFIDREQRDTCYADIPAIARGQLEWEDHARAEAPPLLVLDTHLLSNILWSRKLFGDCPEWLEEALLSRRYDLHLLLSPEGVPWVGDGQRCQPALADRLAFFRESQAWLEANGQRYEILGGDWGQRRARALASVSAWLDEHQASPGH; encoded by the coding sequence ATGAAGGTCCTGGTGCTGACGGGGCCCGAGTCCAGCGGCAAGAGCTGGCTGGGTGCGGCCCTGCGTGACAGCTTCGGTGGCCTGTTGGTGGGCGAATATGTGCGTCACTTCATCGACCGGGAGCAGCGCGACACCTGCTACGCCGACATCCCCGCCATCGCCCGGGGCCAGCTGGAATGGGAAGACCACGCCCGCGCCGAAGCGCCACCGCTGCTGGTGCTGGATACCCATCTGCTGAGCAATATCCTCTGGAGTCGGAAGCTGTTCGGGGATTGCCCCGAATGGCTGGAGGAAGCGTTGCTCTCCCGGCGCTATGACCTGCACCTGTTGCTGAGCCCTGAAGGTGTGCCCTGGGTCGGAGATGGCCAGCGGTGCCAGCCCGCGTTGGCCGATCGCCTGGCATTCTTCCGGGAAAGCCAGGCCTGGCTGGAGGCCAATGGTCAGCGCTACGAAATCCTCGGGGGCGATTGGGGCCAGCGCCGCGCCCGGGCACTGGCCAGCGTGTCAGCCTGGCTGGACGAGCATCAGGCCTCCCCAGGCCACTAG
- the norR gene encoding nitric oxide reductase transcriptional regulator NorR, translated as MTANPLLQTLIPLVSDLSRDLPEGERYRRLLGALRGLLPCDATALLRLDGDQLVPLAVDGLSQDTLGRRFKVAEHPRLQALMEHRGITHFPADCGLPDPYDGLVEGRQEHLEVHDCLGCTLYLDDRPWGLLTLDALDPSRFGTQDLEMLEGFASLAAATVKAVERMDSLTRRAEDEQHLAEVYRQAAGQVRAREMIGQSSAHKALMEEINLVAGSDLTVLVSGETGVGKELVAQAIHSRSPRAPRLLISLNCAALPDTLVESELFGHVRGAFSGAVSERKGKFELADGGTLFLDEVGELPLAVQAKLLRALQSGQLQRVGSDREHQVNVRVIAATNRDLAEEVRAGRFRADLYHRLSVYPLRVPPLRERGRDVLLLAGYFLEDNRARLGLRSLRLGQEAQAALLRYDWPGNVRELEHLIGRAALKALAACAERPRILTLTATDLALPDAQTKASANQPDASPSELPQGDLRTAVDQYQRQMVVACLDRHQQSWAAAARELGVDRANLMRLAKRLGIK; from the coding sequence ATGACAGCAAACCCCCTGTTACAGACGCTGATCCCCCTGGTCAGCGACCTGTCTCGCGATCTGCCCGAAGGGGAGCGCTACCGCCGCTTGCTGGGAGCCCTGCGCGGCTTGCTCCCCTGCGACGCGACCGCCCTCCTCCGCCTGGACGGCGACCAGCTGGTGCCCCTGGCAGTGGACGGCCTCAGCCAGGACACTCTCGGCCGTCGCTTCAAGGTGGCGGAGCATCCGAGGTTGCAGGCCCTGATGGAACACCGGGGCATCACCCATTTTCCGGCCGACTGCGGGCTGCCCGATCCCTATGACGGACTGGTGGAGGGGCGTCAGGAGCATCTGGAGGTCCATGACTGTCTTGGCTGCACCCTCTACCTGGACGACCGGCCCTGGGGCCTGCTGACCCTGGACGCCTTGGACCCTTCGCGCTTCGGCACACAGGACCTGGAGATGCTGGAAGGCTTCGCCAGCCTGGCGGCGGCCACGGTCAAGGCGGTGGAACGCATGGACAGCCTGACTCGCCGCGCCGAAGACGAACAGCACCTGGCGGAGGTCTATCGGCAGGCCGCCGGTCAGGTCAGAGCCCGTGAAATGATCGGCCAGAGCAGCGCCCACAAGGCCCTGATGGAAGAGATCAACCTGGTGGCCGGGAGCGATCTCACGGTACTGGTCAGTGGCGAAACCGGCGTGGGCAAGGAGTTGGTGGCACAAGCCATCCATTCACGCTCGCCCCGCGCCCCGCGCCTTCTGATCAGCCTCAACTGCGCAGCGCTACCCGACACCCTGGTGGAAAGCGAGCTGTTCGGACACGTTCGCGGCGCGTTCTCGGGTGCGGTAAGCGAGCGCAAGGGCAAATTCGAGCTGGCCGATGGGGGAACCCTGTTCCTCGACGAAGTGGGCGAACTGCCCCTGGCGGTTCAGGCCAAGCTGCTTCGAGCGTTGCAGAGCGGCCAATTGCAGCGGGTAGGTTCGGATCGCGAGCATCAGGTGAACGTCCGGGTGATCGCCGCCACCAACCGGGATCTCGCGGAAGAGGTGCGTGCCGGACGCTTCCGTGCCGACCTCTATCACCGCCTGAGCGTCTACCCATTGCGGGTTCCGCCCCTGCGGGAACGCGGTCGTGACGTACTGCTGCTGGCGGGCTACTTCCTCGAAGACAATCGTGCGCGCCTCGGCCTTCGCAGCCTTCGACTCGGTCAGGAAGCCCAGGCCGCCCTGCTGCGTTACGACTGGCCGGGCAACGTCAGGGAACTGGAACACCTGATCGGCCGTGCCGCCCTGAAGGCCCTTGCCGCCTGCGCGGAGCGTCCGCGCATCCTCACCCTCACAGCGACGGACCTGGCGCTGCCAGACGCCCAGACGAAGGCTTCAGCCAATCAACCAGACGCCTCACCCAGCGAGCTTCCTCAAGGCGATCTGCGCACAGCCGTGGACCAGTATCAGCGCCAGATGGTGGTGGCCTGCCTGGATCGTCATCAGCAGAGCTGGGCCGCAGCAGCCCGCGAACTGGGCGTGGATCGCGCCAATCTGATGCGCCTCGCCAAGCGGCTCGGCATCAAGTAG
- a CDS encoding PepSY domain-containing protein gives MHWILRYSGIIALVLAIFALEAVARDLDQDEAYRLREEGVILPLDQLLRSALGLYPGARLLEAELEEEDDVYIYEVELLTADGTVRELELDARDGRILKDEEDD, from the coding sequence ATGCACTGGATCCTTCGCTACAGCGGGATCATCGCCCTGGTCCTGGCCATCTTCGCCCTCGAGGCGGTGGCCAGGGACCTGGACCAGGACGAGGCCTACCGCCTTCGCGAGGAAGGCGTCATCCTGCCCCTCGACCAACTCTTGCGCAGCGCCCTGGGGCTCTACCCCGGGGCTCGCCTGCTGGAGGCCGAGCTGGAGGAAGAGGATGACGTCTACATTTACGAGGTGGAGCTGTTGACCGCCGATGGTACGGTTCGTGAGCTGGAACTGGATGCCCGCGACGGGCGCATTCTGAAGGACGAGGAAGACGACTGA
- the hmpA gene encoding NO-inducible flavohemoprotein, with translation MLSSQVRAIVKSTVPLLETGGEALTTHFYKLMLSEYPEVRPLFNQAHQASGDQARALANGVLMYARHIDQLEQLGPLVSRIVAKHVSLQILPEHYPIVGTCLLRAIREVLGEEIATDEVIAAWAEAYNLLAGLLIGAEEEVYAASAKAPGGWRGARLFRVERKDVESAEITSFYLVPEDGGAVMDFSPGQYIGLRLHIDGEEVRRNYSLSAAPNGRSYRISVKREQGGKVSNFLHDRVQEGAALELFAPTGDFTLRRSRKPLVLITAGVGITPALAMLEAERHGERPIHFIHCARNGAVHAFRDWVEEVAASARNLRHFFCYSEPDTGDAADATGLLTREHLAEWLPADRDVEAYFLGPKGFMVQVKKHLRELGVPESQSHYEFFGPASALEA, from the coding sequence ATGCTGTCCAGCCAAGTTCGTGCCATCGTCAAGTCCACTGTCCCCCTGCTGGAAACAGGCGGCGAAGCCCTGACCACCCATTTCTACAAGCTGATGCTTTCCGAATACCCGGAAGTTCGCCCGCTGTTCAACCAGGCTCACCAAGCCAGCGGCGACCAGGCCCGCGCGCTTGCCAATGGCGTCCTCATGTATGCACGCCATATCGATCAACTCGAGCAGTTGGGCCCGCTGGTGAGCCGTATCGTGGCGAAGCATGTCTCCTTGCAGATCCTGCCGGAGCACTATCCGATCGTCGGTACCTGCCTGCTTCGGGCCATTCGCGAAGTGCTGGGCGAGGAGATCGCCACCGATGAAGTCATCGCTGCCTGGGCAGAGGCCTACAATCTTCTGGCCGGTTTGCTGATAGGTGCCGAAGAAGAAGTCTACGCCGCGAGCGCCAAAGCCCCCGGGGGCTGGCGGGGGGCTCGCCTGTTCCGTGTCGAGCGCAAGGACGTGGAAAGCGCGGAAATCACCTCCTTCTACCTGGTGCCGGAAGATGGCGGCGCCGTGATGGATTTCTCCCCGGGCCAGTACATCGGCCTGCGCCTGCACATCGACGGCGAGGAAGTGCGCCGCAACTATTCCCTCTCCGCAGCGCCCAATGGCCGTAGCTACCGGATCAGCGTCAAGCGCGAGCAGGGCGGCAAGGTCTCCAACTTCCTTCATGATCGCGTCCAGGAAGGCGCTGCGCTGGAGCTCTTCGCTCCGACGGGGGACTTCACCCTGCGCCGGAGCCGCAAGCCACTGGTGCTGATCACCGCCGGCGTCGGCATTACGCCCGCCCTGGCCATGCTGGAGGCGGAGCGCCATGGCGAGCGTCCGATCCACTTCATCCACTGTGCTCGTAATGGTGCGGTCCATGCCTTCCGCGACTGGGTGGAAGAAGTGGCAGCCAGCGCCCGGAACCTGCGCCATTTCTTCTGCTACAGCGAGCCCGATACCGGTGACGCTGCGGATGCCACGGGACTGCTCACCCGTGAGCACCTGGCTGAATGGCTCCCTGCCGATCGCGATGTCGAGGCCTATTTCCTCGGACCCAAGGGCTTCATGGTCCAGGTGAAGAAGCACCTGCGCGAGCTGGGTGTTCCCGAGTCGCAGAGTCATTACGAGTTCTTCGGACCGGCCAGCGCCCTGGAGGCCTGA
- a CDS encoding patatin-like phospholipase domain-containing protein, with product MSAVQIKFPALSLRAGHRALARIRECGLSPADIGILPGAAGGPKALGIQGLDLALFGDWLPRAPRERALIGASIGSWRFASACLPDAAAGIRRLGDLYTRQRFPKGVSMAEVSRLCGLMLDELLQGQDEQVLANPHYRLNVVVVKSHGLLAEDRKGALGLGLSSVIGSNLLGRPRLGRHFERVILHDARQAPPLAPLSDFPSRYHALDRGNLRHALLASGSIPMVMEGVRDIPGAGPGTYRDGGLLDYHLDLPYNPGGVVLYPHFTDKVVPGWFDKGLPWRKGDAERLQDVLLLSPSREYLARLPHGKLPDRKDFKRYLSDDAGRERYWRKAMAESQRLGDEFLELAESGRLGERLLPL from the coding sequence ATGAGCGCCGTCCAGATCAAGTTCCCCGCCCTCAGCCTCCGTGCTGGCCATCGCGCCCTGGCGCGCATCCGGGAGTGCGGCCTGAGCCCCGCCGATATCGGCATCCTGCCCGGCGCTGCGGGCGGTCCCAAGGCATTGGGCATCCAGGGGCTGGACCTGGCGCTGTTCGGCGACTGGCTGCCCCGCGCGCCCCGCGAACGCGCACTGATCGGCGCCTCCATCGGCTCCTGGCGCTTCGCCAGCGCCTGCCTCCCCGATGCAGCCGCCGGCATCCGCCGCCTGGGCGACCTCTACACCCGCCAGCGCTTCCCCAAGGGCGTGAGCATGGCGGAGGTCAGCCGTCTCTGTGGCCTGATGCTGGACGAGTTGCTTCAGGGCCAGGACGAACAGGTGCTGGCCAACCCCCACTACCGCCTCAACGTGGTGGTGGTGAAAAGCCACGGGCTGCTTGCCGAGGATCGCAAGGGTGCGCTGGGGCTGGGCCTGTCCTCGGTGATCGGCAGCAACCTGCTGGGCCGCCCGCGCCTCGGTCGGCACTTCGAGCGGGTGATACTCCATGACGCCCGCCAGGCACCGCCACTGGCGCCACTGTCCGACTTTCCGTCGCGCTACCACGCGCTGGATCGCGGCAACCTGCGTCACGCCCTGCTCGCGTCCGGCTCCATTCCCATGGTGATGGAAGGCGTTCGCGACATACCCGGTGCCGGCCCGGGTACCTATCGCGACGGCGGATTGCTGGATTATCACCTCGACCTGCCCTACAACCCTGGTGGCGTGGTGCTCTACCCTCACTTCACCGACAAGGTGGTGCCCGGCTGGTTCGACAAGGGACTGCCCTGGCGCAAGGGCGACGCCGAACGCCTGCAGGACGTGCTGTTGCTTTCGCCCTCCCGCGAGTACCTGGCCAGGCTGCCCCACGGCAAACTGCCGGACCGCAAGGACTTCAAGCGTTACCTGAGCGACGACGCCGGCCGCGAGCGCTATTGGCGCAAGGCCATGGCGGAAAGCCAGCGCCTGGGAGACGAATTTCTCGAACTGGCGGAGTCCGGCAGGCTCGGAGAGCGCCTTCTTCCCCTCTGA
- a CDS encoding NnrS family protein gives MQLLDAARELAIRPLWRLGFRPFFLFGTAFALLAVLIWLAALVGHAVPWQPAGGWLAWHRHEMVFGFGGAIIAGFLLTAVQNWTGHPGLRGRGLAWLATLWLAARLAWLLGAPSVLLVPLELGFLPTVALILGRSLWRVHQRGNYPVVLVLILLALADALSIGGLVTGSDDMQRQGVLAALWLIAALMGLIGGRVIPFFTQRGLGRTTQVKALPWLDWSLLLAALSLAAAFASGAGLTANPVLAALCVPLGLGNLWRLLRWYDAGIWRVSLLWSLHLAFAWLALAPLGLAAWHLGWLEDSSLAQHALGVGAMGGLILAMIARVSLGHSGRPLEAPRAMGAAFALLNLGACARVMVLPLAGSMGYWLAAICWAAAFGLFLRHYAVLLCTPRVDGRPG, from the coding sequence GTGCAGTTGCTTGATGCGGCCAGGGAACTGGCGATTCGCCCTCTCTGGCGGCTGGGTTTCAGGCCTTTCTTTCTCTTCGGCACGGCCTTCGCCTTGTTGGCCGTGCTGATCTGGCTGGCCGCGCTGGTCGGCCATGCCGTGCCCTGGCAACCCGCAGGCGGCTGGCTGGCCTGGCATCGCCACGAAATGGTCTTCGGCTTCGGCGGCGCCATCATCGCCGGATTCCTCCTGACGGCGGTGCAGAACTGGACCGGTCATCCAGGCTTGCGGGGTCGAGGCCTGGCCTGGCTCGCAACCCTCTGGCTGGCGGCACGACTGGCCTGGCTGTTGGGCGCGCCTAGCGTATTGCTGGTGCCCCTGGAACTGGGGTTCCTGCCCACGGTGGCACTGATACTGGGGCGCAGCCTGTGGCGCGTGCACCAGCGTGGCAATTACCCCGTGGTCCTGGTGCTGATCCTGCTCGCGCTGGCGGATGCGCTGTCCATCGGCGGGTTGGTCACTGGCAGTGACGACATGCAACGGCAAGGCGTCCTGGCGGCGCTTTGGCTGATAGCGGCCCTGATGGGGTTGATCGGGGGCCGGGTGATCCCCTTCTTCACCCAGCGTGGACTGGGGCGGACGACGCAGGTCAAGGCGCTACCCTGGCTGGACTGGAGCCTCTTGCTGGCGGCCCTGTCGCTGGCGGCGGCGTTCGCCAGTGGCGCCGGCCTGACCGCCAATCCCGTGCTGGCAGCCTTGTGCGTCCCGTTGGGGCTGGGCAATCTCTGGCGCCTGCTGCGCTGGTACGACGCCGGCATCTGGCGCGTTTCGCTGCTGTGGTCGTTGCACCTGGCCTTCGCCTGGTTGGCCCTCGCGCCCCTTGGGTTGGCGGCCTGGCATCTGGGATGGCTGGAGGATTCCAGTCTTGCCCAGCATGCCCTGGGAGTTGGTGCCATGGGGGGACTGATCCTGGCGATGATCGCCCGCGTCAGCCTGGGTCATAGCGGACGTCCCCTCGAGGCTCCGCGGGCCATGGGCGCCGCCTTCGCCCTCCTGAACCTGGGCGCCTGCGCCAGGGTGATGGTGCTACCCCTTGCGGGCAGCATGGGTTACTGGTTGGCGGCGATCTGCTGGGCGGCGGCGTTCGGCCTGTTCCTGCGCCACTACGCGGTGCTGCTTTGCACACCAAGGGTGGACGGCCGGCCCGGTTGA
- a CDS encoding DUF3429 domain-containing protein — protein MYDFDASHPPRLARLLGFAGLIPFVSAALGIWLTPLGWRPFVLSALLDYAAVILAFMGAIHWGLAMRAGPEDTRTQMQLGLSVIPALVGWVVISVGLPAGLAVVLFILAFIGLYLADLRSVRLGLAPRWYPALRLPLTFGVVTSLLVAWGGLMLVQPG, from the coding sequence ATGTACGACTTCGACGCTTCCCATCCGCCGCGCCTTGCCCGATTGCTTGGCTTCGCCGGGCTGATCCCCTTCGTCAGCGCCGCCCTCGGCATCTGGCTGACGCCGTTGGGTTGGCGACCCTTCGTGCTGTCGGCGCTGCTGGACTACGCCGCGGTCATCCTGGCCTTCATGGGCGCCATCCACTGGGGCCTGGCCATGCGCGCGGGGCCGGAGGATACCCGCACGCAGATGCAGTTGGGGCTTTCCGTGATTCCGGCGCTGGTCGGCTGGGTGGTCATTTCTGTCGGGCTGCCCGCCGGTCTGGCCGTGGTGCTGTTCATCCTCGCCTTCATCGGCCTTTACCTGGCTGACCTGCGTTCCGTAAGGCTGGGATTGGCGCCGCGCTGGTATCCGGCGCTGCGCCTGCCGCTCACCTTCGGCGTGGTGACCAGCCTGCTAGTGGCCTGGGGAGGCCTGATGCTCGTCCAGCCAGGCTGA